Proteins from a genomic interval of Onychostoma macrolepis isolate SWU-2019 chromosome 17, ASM1243209v1, whole genome shotgun sequence:
- the dact1 gene encoding dapper homolog 1, giving the protein MNELSEMLLSRDYCTLMMRDRKECEARSEVERVRTRERLDATVAGLTELEYLRQRQELLVRSVLNYQELAGEDKPCLTVEDSYLNTEEKLLEENILLLRKQLNCLRRRDAGLINQLQELDRQISDLRLDTETSHEHVETDSRPSSGFYDLSDGASGSLSNSSNSVFSECLSSCRSTTCLCTPLDTSLCASEGRLKPADEVGSCAECDCHCEDSSSGTVRRSLSASYSPSPDGSCDGLSKFHCDLIAKNGNDVYRYPSPLHAVAVQSPIFFQSMTSHLKDDCNFSKPGESSSEEQKREQVVGNHNSSWHASQTLPNKKLDNYIFGLLQRRAQPLRTNKPRTSINTDPSKSILRQASLCSRAPAAVQAQQWTSDFKPNWQTCLQDASATSTEPSTASPQRQWSAESKGGTLQNGAYFSPSQPQNVYTTTNDNNTSCVLKKKVSGATKGQPLSVASKDCQDLGSPSAVSSPKLNKHSYYTVEDNKSGQAMKASPLKRSPKAQAPASCGKDAEQLAPELLSLGSSSQSQDEGGQLVSAQYIPAQKQNVNLRKGGTKNIKIVKVKNSTSAKSRPQVSEHVSETVHDKHRTGSRRSRQVDDVHHLHRSSKKASTKVKRIPASIPEGRILEKHTSSTGGRSSAQRHHGHHRHHEAVLAKPKYKRNDYHRRPRGLHEIPYEEAFKRAHRRQKREMLGHMSAMYLPSNAHYTSPYAYVGSDSEYSAECASLFHSTILDTSEDERSNYTTNCFGDSESSASEADYVVESSTSSDSEGSAGVNWPQFNQAGTGSHGMTSAQAKAFVKIKASHNLKKKILRFRSGSLKLMTTV; this is encoded by the exons atgaatgaattgtcAGAGATGCTGCTGTCCAGGGATTATTGCACGCTCATGATGCGAGATCGGAAGGAATGCGAGGCGCGCAGTGAAGTGGAGCGGGTTCGAACCCGAGAGCGTCTGGACGCGACTGTCGCGGGACTGACCGAGCTGGAGTATCTGAGACAGAGACAGGAGCTGCTGGTCAGGAGTGTGTTGAACTATCAGGAGCTCGCGGGAGAGGACAAACCCTGCCTAACCGTGGAGGACAGCTACCTGAACACTGAGGAGAAACTTCTGgaggaaaatattttattacttaGAAAACAATTG AACTGCCTCAGGAGGCGAGATGCAGGTTTGATCAACCAGCTCCAGGAATTAGACAGACAGATCAGTGACCTGCGGTTGGACACGGAGACTTCGCATGAACATGTGGAAACGGACAGCCGGCCAAGTTCAG GCTTTTACGACCTAAGCGACGGTGCTTCAGGATCCCTCTCCAATTCCTCCAACTCTGTCTTCAGCGAGTGTTTGTCCAGTTGTCGTTCCACCACCTGCCTGTGCACCCCCCTCGACACCTCGCTCTGTGCCTCCGAGGGAAGACTTAAGCCTGCAG ATGAGGTGGGCAGTTGTGCCGAGTGTGATTGCCATTGCGAAGACTCGAGTTCCGGAACAGTCCGCCGGTCTCTTTCTGCATCCTACTCCCCTTCCCCGGATGGCTCCTGCGATGGCCTGTCCAAATTTCACTGTGACCTCATTGCCAAAAACGGTAATGATGTTTACCGGTACCCCAGCCCTCTCCATGCGGTGGCTGTCCAGAGCCCCATCTTCTTTCAATCCATGACTAGTCACCTAAAGGACGATTGTAACTTCTCCAAGCCTGGTGAATCATCGAGTGAGGAACAGAAACGTGAGCAGGTTGTGGGCAACCACAATTCATCTTGGCATGCCTCTCAAACACTCCCAAACAAAAAACTGGATAATTATATCTTTGGGCTACTTCAGAGGAGGGCACAACCCTTGAGGACCAACAAACCCAGAACAAGCATCAACACTGACCCCTCCAAGAGCATTTTAAGGCAGGCTAGTCTTTGTTCACGGGCCCCTGCTGCTGTCCAGGCCCAGCAATGGACCTCTGACTTCAAGCCTAACTGGCAGACATGTTTACAAGATGCATCAGCAACTAGCACTGAGCCAAGCACAGCTTCGCCCCAAAGACAGTGGTCTGCTGAGTCCAAGGGAGGAACCCTACAAAATGGAGCATACTTTTCTCCAAGTCAGCCACAGAACGTTTACACAACCACCAATGATAATAACACTAGTTGCGTCTTGAAGAAGAAAGTTTCTGGAGCCACTAAAGGCCAGCCGTTAAGTGTTGCATCGAAGGACTGCCAGGATTTAGGCAGCCCAAGTGCAGTTTCCTCTCCCAAACTCAACAAGCATTCTTATTACACTGTGGAGGACAATAAATCTGGACAGGCAATGAAAGCAAGTCCTCTTAAAAGGAGTCCTAAGGCTCAGGCTCCAGCAAGTTGTGGTAAAGACGCCGAACAGCTGGCTCCAGAGTTGCTCAGCCTCGGTTCTTCTTCACAAAGTCAAGATGAGGGAGGTCAACTGGTTAGTGCCCAGTACATCCCTGCTCAGAAACAGAATGTAAATCTCCGCAAGGGTGGCACCAAGAACATCAAGATTGTCAAAGTGAAAAATTCCACCAGTGCCAAAAGTAGACCTCAAGTTTCCGAGCATGTTTCCGAGACTGTTCATGACAAGCATCGGACAGGATCTAGGCGGTCTCGACAAGTGGACGATGTCCATCACTTGCACAGATCCTCCAAGAAGGCCTCCACAAAAGTCAAGAGAATCCCTGCCTCCATCCCTGAAGGACGAATCTTGGAGAAGCACACCAGTTCCACAGGTGGTCGATCTTCTGCCCAGAGACACCACGGACATCACCGACATCATGAGGCAGTGTTGGCCAAACCTAAATACAAGCGCAACGACTACCACCGGCGGCCAAGGGGTCTCCATGAGATACCATACGAGGAGGCTTTCAAGAGGGCTCACCGCAGGCAGAAACGTGAAATGCTGGGCCACATGTCAGCCATGTACTTGCCGTCTAATGCACACTACACCAGTCCCTATGCCTATGTGGGCAGCGACTCTGAATATTCGGCAGAGTGCGCCTCCCTCTTCCATTCCACCATTCTGGACACAAGCGAGGATGAGCGCAGTAACTATACCACCAACTGTTTTGGGGACAGCGAGTCGAGCGCTAGCGAGGCGGACTATGTAGTTGAGAGCAGCACTAGCAGTGACTCTGAGGGGAGTGCAGGGGTCAATTGGCCCCAGTTCAACCAGGCGGGTACAGGATCCCACGGAATGACGTCAGCACAGGCGAAGGCATTTGTCAAAATCAAGGCTTCCCACAACTTGAAGAAGAAGATCTTACGTTTCCGATCAGGCTCGTTAAAACTCATGACCACAGTATGA